One Esox lucius isolate fEsoLuc1 chromosome 1, fEsoLuc1.pri, whole genome shotgun sequence genomic region harbors:
- the LOC105005790 gene encoding diacylglycerol O-acyltransferase 2 encodes MIMFNNVVMKKTPMALIGVVQDTGFIFQSTLQSLPSVHWAWCSTLTKQVQIFSVMQYIVSFLMMGPIISVVMLYLLWTDYWWVTASYTTWLFYDRSTHKQAGRRFLWVRNWTVWTYYRDYFPIRLIKTHNLSPSRNYILGYHPHGIFCFGAFCNFATEANGFSHTFPGITPYVATLAGNFCMPLAREYLMSAGVCPVDRATLEFILSCNGMGNAVVITVGGAAESLESTPGVHCITLKNRKGFVKLALQQGADLVPVYSFGENEVYKQLILDEGSWCRLVQRRIQKILGFAPCVFHGRSLFSSNTWGLVPFPKPINSVVGKPIEMPKISSPSQEEVDYYHTTYMCSLTQLFDKYKVHFGLSEEDVLVIR; translated from the exons ATGATTATGTTCAATAATGTAGTTATGAAAAAAACACCTATGGCATTGATCGGTGTTGTACAAG ACACCGGTTTCATCTTCCAGTCAACCCTGCAGTCCTTGCCCTCTGTGCACTGGGCTTGGTGCTCCACACTGACAAAGCAAGTCCAGATCTTCTCTGTCATGCAGTACATCGTCTCCTTCCTCATGATGG GCCCTATAATCTCTGTGGTGATGCTGTATCTCCTCTGGACTGACTATTGGTGGGTCACAGCTTCATACACCACCTGGCTCTTCTATGACcgaagcacacacaaacaag CTGGCCGAAGGTTTTTATGGGTGAGGAACTGGACTGTGTGGACCTACTATCGAGACTACTTCCCTATCCGA CTCATCAAGACTCACAACTTGTCGCCTAGTCGGAACTATATCCTTGGTTACCACCCACATGGAATCTTCTGTTTTGGAGCATTTTGTAACTTTGCAACAGAGGCCAATGGTTTTTCACACACGTTTCCTGGAATAACACCATATGTGGCTACCCTGGCAGGGAATTTCTGCATGCCATTGGCTAGAGAGTACCTGATGTCTGCCG GTGTTTGTCCTGTGGACCGCGCCACTTTGGAGTTCATTCTGTCATGTAATGGGATGGGAAATGCTGTGGTTATCACTGTTGGAGGGGCAGCTGAATCTCTTGAGTCTACTCCAGGAGTTCATTGTATCACCCTGAAGAACCGTAAGGGTTTTGTGAAACTGGCTCTGCAACAAGG TGCTGACCTGGTGCCAGTGTATTCGTTTGGGGAAAATGAGGTGTATAAGCAGCTGATCCTGGATGAGGGCTCATGGTGCAGGCTGGTACAGAGGAGAATTCAGAAAATCCTGGGCTTTGCCCCCTGTGTGTTTCATGGCCGGAGCCTCTTCTCCTCTAACACTTGGGGCCTGGTCCCATTCCCCAAACCCATCAACTCAGTTG TTGGAAAACCAATAGAGATGCCCAAGATCAGTTCACCCAGCCAAGAAGAAGTGGATTATTATCACACTACTTACATGTGTTCTCTCACACAACTCTTTGACAAGTACAAGGTCCACTTTGGGCTGAGTGAGGAAGATGTTCTGGTGATTCGCTAA